In Podospora pseudopauciseta strain CBS 411.78 chromosome 2 map unlocalized CBS411.78m_2, whole genome shotgun sequence, the genomic stretch GGCTGTGGAATAACCTCGGATTGTATGAAGGGCAAACCGCCGACACGACACCCCGGTCTTTGTCGCTGCCATCTGAATCCAAGGACCATGAATCGGCAAAAACTAGGTACCTAAGGTATCTCCTTCATAGTAAACACTTAAACCCCACTAAACTTCATCCCCGTCAACGACAactcccccccatcagccaACCACTCCGGCCCCCCACTCCACTCAAACTCTTTCCCAACCTTCCACGTCCCATGAAACAACATGCCATTTACCCCCAACCCATAAACCGACACCTTCCCCCTTACCAACGACACCACAGCCGGTGTACTATTAAACGCGCCCCCCAAATCCTGCCACTCCTCCGCCCACTTCTGCTTAATCAACGCCTTATGCTTCAACCTATCATCCCTCCCCACAGCCAACACATCCAACCTATCCGGCCCACTAACATACACCACCGGAGTGGACTGGAAACTCCCTCCCAAATCCACCAGGTTGTTCGTTTCCGCATCCCCAGTCTTGGTCCAGTTGTAGTATTCCATAGTTCTGTTTACCGTTATCCCAAACACAAAACTCTCTTCGACTGTTCTCGAAGCGATGGCCAGCTGCCCCCTGAAGTCCCCCCCTGCCTCGACCCATCCTGTCCAAGCACCGAGCCAAGTGGTGGTAAATAACGGCTGGGCTGTGCCTCGAAACCCAAGTACCGCCATTCTCCACGGTCCCGGTCCACACCCAATAACCGGGTACGATGacagcccaccaccatgacTCTCCCATCCTGACCAGCCAGCATACGGCTTGTAGTAGATCCTATACAAGCCCCCATCCGTCCCTCTGATCGCCACATCCATTTGTGAATCACCACACGCTACTGCATAGGGCGGACTGGTAATCGCCTTCCCGAGCTCAGTCCAAGTGTCGTTCCATTTCCCGTTGTAAAACCTTTTCGTTTGGATAGTGTTATTCTTTGCATAAACAAACACATCCACCAGGTTGTTATCCAACGAAGCGGCGGAAGGTTGGGAAATCATGTCACCGCCCAGTGACTCCCAGTCAGAGAGCCACTTCTCGCCGTTGGTGGTGCGGTACCATACCGCGTTGTCTTGCCCGAggccgaagaggaaggcggtggGAGGCGAAGCGTACTGCGCAACGGAGAGGACAGAGGGGCAGATATTGCCTTGACAGACTGAATTGGATTCgaaggttggcgaggagtcTGATGGGCGAGGGTCAGTGCTGGTCCGTGAAGCTggggagaaagaaagggagTTACCGGTTGGGGAAGTAGGCGTTGCGTTTCCGCCTGAATTGCCACGGCTGCCTGAAGGGTCGGGAAAGGCAGTTGGTTTTCCCTGGCTGACGGTTCCTCCGGGTTCATTACCTGAGTCACCCCCAGAAGAGCCATTCGAGCTACTCGGATGGGTGAGCATCTGGTACCAAGACAAACAAGGCTGGGAACAAGTACCTAGAAGAGTTTTGCGTTGCCAAGCGACTTCCAAACACACCCCCAAGGATGGCAATGATGATAAGAAGCGCCACGACTATCCCAGCCAGGAACCACTTTGTCGCCGATACTCTCTTCTTGACAGTTCGGTCAACAATAGTAGTCCCGCCTCCGTCACTGAACGGCCATGGCTGTGTAGAGATCTCGGATCGTGGAACTGGTGGACTCCAAGGACGACTTGTAGGAGGTGTCGGAGGGTCAAAGTCCGGCGGTTGTCCAATTGATCGGTCAGTATTAGCCCCGATTGCGGCCGTTGTAGAGTTGTAGGAGGGCGGCCATTGACTTCCCGCGGTAGCAGTGCGATATGATGTTGTTGACATGGCCACATGTGATGGTGCTGGAAAGAAAGCTCGACATGAACGAGGTTCTGGTGACGCTTGTTATCCATAGAATATCAAGACATCATGATGCGATGTGCGCTTGGCCGCAATGCTGCAGGCTGGTGATAGTACGACGCCACTTGCTGTTCTCCGAACGGCTGAGTTGATgaccaccctcccaacccccacgaGGTCTGGCTGCTGCATACTGGCTTTCAGCCCCATCGAGATAAGCGCGCAAtttctcatcatctcctATCTGTTCATGCTCCATCCTTTTGGCGGCGCAACAAAAACTGAGGTACCAGGGTCTTTGAACCCGGAAGAGGAGGCAACACCAACGAAGAGTTGTTCTTTGACCGTTCGCTTTCTTCGTCGATGACAGCGATAAGTTCAGATGGGCCTCGACGTGGAGGTTGTAAGTCGTTCTCACCCAACCACTCTCTggcctccctcctcagccgGTTCTCTCTCATTCTCGATGGAATGTGCACAAAAGACACATTTGTATTCTGTCTGGTCAAACTAACACCGCATTTGCTCAGCAAGGCCTGGATCGGCCCTTTGAGCGAAGGGCAGCATGCAGCAAAAAGCGAGATGAGCTGCTCGAGAATGGTCCAGGTAGCAATCGACATGGCCATCTCCCACTGATCATCCACGTTCCTCCAATCAGCAACGACCACGGCCTTCATGATCGACGCGACGCTGGCGAATAAGCCCATCCCTGTCAGGATGCATATCACGACCCTCTCCCTCAGCGGACGGCGTAGGTTCCAAAGGATAAACATCGGAGCAACAGAAAGCAACAGGTCGGTGGTAATGTTGATTGCGGAGCCGATGCTGGAGACTATAATGTCTGTATGGAGGCTGGGACATTTTCGCTCGCGCAGAGGGACCATGATATCCCAGGCAGCATGGAATGGTCGACATTTGAAGAAGAGATACTGCATGTCGGCCACGCAGTAGGTGACTTGAACGGCAGCGATCACGTATAGGCCTATCCTCCATGACTTTTTCAGGGGTAATCGCAACAAAGTCAAGACAATGGACGTCTTTATCAAAGTCATGCTGATAGCCCATATCGGAATGGCAAAATATGCCACAAAGACAGCTTCTCGAACTTCGTCCATGCTGATGTCTCCCGGGTGTATATGCATCTctgggacgaggaggccCCAGTCGATAATGGAGCAGGCCTGGAATTAACGAGTCAGACAGGATAGAAAAGGCAAGCTCGAGTTCGGCAGGATTAAACCTACCAGCCCAGCGATAATGAAGgcatcatcccatcccagTCTCCAGACCGGCCATATTCGCACATATATTCTTGCACAAAAGGGAACCAAAGCAAGTGCCAGGAGTGGGACGGTGACTCCGAAGTGGAGGCGGGCCAAAAACGCTGCCctctcggtgatggtgggtgcCATCGAGGTCGTTGAGGCGCTGGATTCGATTGTGGTGGTTGCGTTTACACCATGGTAGGATGAAATGGGAACAAATGCGAAAACAGACCCAGGGGCAATTGGAGATGGAAGATGGGATAGATGATCAAACAACCGTGCTTTCTGGGCGATGAAATTGCGCCAATCAAGTTGAGGTCCAGAAGCCGGGGCTGTTCCCAATTTGAACAACCAGTGAACTGGTCCTGacatttctttttctggCTCCCCGGTCCATGCTTGACGATCGGCACAAATCATGACGGGGACAATTCGAGCTTGGCAAATGCTTGACAGGTAAGAGCCTCCGCTGGCACGGCGCTGATTTGCTGAATGTCGCGGTGCTGGACCCGGGGATCAGGGACTGGCCACGGCAAAGCCAGGGGCCAACATGGGGAAGCGAAATTGGTGGCTCGATATGCTCTTCGATCACTAAGAAACCGAGGATTGCCGACTCCAAGCAAATTGGGAATCAAGAAAATCCCAAGCCAAAAAAGCTCAGGAGGTGCCAAATGTACTCATA encodes the following:
- a CDS encoding uncharacterized protein (EggNog:ENOG503P2GJ) translates to MSTTSYRTATAGSQWPPSYNSTTAAIGANTDRSIGQPPDFDPPTPPTSRPWSPPVPRSEISTQPWPFSDGGGTTIVDRTVKKRVSATKWFLAGIVVALLIIIAILGGVFGSRLATQNSSSSSNGSSGGDSGNEPGGTVSQGKPTAFPDPSGSRGNSGGNATPTSPTDSSPTFESNSVCQGNICPSVLSVAQYASPPTAFLFGLGQDNAVWYRTTNGEKWLSDWESLGGDMISQPSAASLDNNLVDVFVYAKNNTIQTKRFYNGKWNDTWTELGKAITSPPYAVACGDSQMDVAIRGTDGGLYRIYYKPYAGWSGWESHGGGLSSYPVIGCGPGPWRMAVLGFRGTAQPLFTTTWLGAWTGWVEAGGDFRGQLAIASRTVEESFVFGITVNRTMEYYNWTKTGDAETNNLVDLGGSFQSTPVVYVSGPDRLDVLAVGRDDRLKHKALIKQKWAEEWQDLGGAFNSTPAVVSLVRGKVSVYGLGVNGMLFHGTWKVGKEFEWSGGPEWLADGGELSLTGMKFSGV
- a CDS encoding uncharacterized protein (EggNog:ENOG503PCRR), producing MICADRQAWTGEPEKEMSGPVHWLFKLGTAPASGPQLDWRNFIAQKARLFDHLSHLPSPIAPGSVFAFVPISSYHGVNATTTIESSASTTSMAPTITERAAFLARLHFGVTVPLLALALVPFCARIYVRIWPVWRLGWDDAFIIAGLACSIIDWGLLVPEMHIHPGDISMDEVREAVFVAYFAIPIWAISMTLIKTSIVLTLLRLPLKKSWRIGLYVIAAVQVTYCVADMQYLFFKCRPFHAAWDIMVPLRERKCPSLHTDIIVSSIGSAINITTDLLLSVAPMFILWNLRRPLRERVVICILTGMGLFASVASIMKAVVVADWRNVDDQWEMAMSIATWTILEQLISLFAACCPSLKGPIQALLSKCGVSLTRQNTNVSFVHIPSRMRENRLRREAREWLGENDLQPPRRGPSELIAVIDEESERSKNNSSLVLPPLPGSKTLVPQFLLRRQKDGA